The Bacteroidales bacterium genome contains the following window.
AAAAGTGCAGTTACAAGTATCTGTTTCATAAATCAAATTTATGAAAACAATTTTGCGAAAAGCTCTGACGCATTTAAGGCGCCACAAAGTTGATGGGGAAGTTAAAGAGTACCTTGACGGCTTTGCCTTTTTGTTTTCCCGGGGTCCATTGGGGGGAGGACATGACCACCCGGACAGCTTCTTCATCCAGGAAGTCATTGACCCCCCGCACCACCACTGCATCCACCACATTCCCTTCGCTGTCTACGGCGAACTGGACGATCACCCGGCCGCTGATTTTATTCTGGGCGGCAACTTCGGGATATTGAAGGTTCTGAGCAACGTAGCTGCGAAACTCCGTAGCCGGATCGCCCCCGTTGAATTTGGGCATTTCTTCCACAATATAGAAGACTTCTTCATCTACAAAGACTTCAGGTTCCGGAACAACTGCTTCGGTTTCAGGTTCCATTACTTCCGGTAGGAGTTCCTGCTCATTGCAGGCAAACAGGAAGGTAAGGCAGGCAAGTGCGGGGAGCAGGGCAAGGGGTTTTAGCCTGGCCATCAGGCCGGATTTTTTCTTACACATCATGGCGATTCTGTTTTTTATGTTGGAGTTAAAACTGTGGCTGACTGCCACGGGCATAAAGCCTGAAATCTGGTTCAGCAGCAGCGACTGATAGGGGGCCGGACCGGATGCTTCGTTCAGCGCGCCCTCATCGGCCAGGTATTCGTGGGTGCTTTTCAGGGCCTTCCTGGTAAACCACATGAAGGGATTGAACCAGAAAAGGGCCAGGAAGATCTCGAGGAAGAGGATATCCAGGGTATGCAGTTGCCGGATGTGCGTGATCTCATGGTTGAGGATGTGCCTTTCTTCGGCCTCTGCCAGTCCTGTTTTATTTAAATAAACGGTTTTGAAGAAGGAGAAGGGAGCGATTTCCCGCTGCAGGTAGGCAACCGAGTATCCCTGGTGCCGGACGATGTTTCCGCTTCTTTTCAATAGCTGTATCCGGATGACTCCGATCAGGGTCCGGAGCAGTAGCAGGCCGGCTCCTGTGAGGTAGACGGAAAGTATCAGCCCGGGCCAGTTCCATGCTGCTGCCCTGGCAACTGTCGTTTCTTTAACGCCTGACAATTCAGGCAGGTTGATCGCATTGGCCACCTGCGGGATCAGGCAGGAAACGACCACCATTCCAAGCAGGTAGATCCGGTTGAACCGGAAATAGGTTTCCTTGCGAAGGACCATCCAGTACAGGGCGAACAGGACCGCCAGGCAGATGCCTGATTCAAATACATAGGTTAGCAGTTCTTTCATCGGATGTGGGTTTATCCATGACATTATTTTTGATCGTTCTTCTGATCATTCTTCTGATCATTCTTCTGATCATTCTTCTGATCATTCTTCTGATCGTTCTTCTGATCGTTCTTCTGATCGTTCTTCTGATCGTTCTTCTGATCGTTCTTCTGATCCTTTGTATCCCTGTTATTTTCCCGGGCGATCAGCTTGCTTAGTTCCTCCAGTTCCTCCGGCCTGACCTTTTCTTCTTTGACCAGGAAGGAGACAACGCTCTCAATAGAGTTATCGAAATACTGTGAAAGCAGGCCCTTGAACTTACTTCTCCGGTATTCCGCTTTGGATATAAGCGGGAAATACTCATGTGTTTTCCCGTATGGTTTGTGACTGACAAAGCCTTTCCGTTCGAGGATCCTAACGATGGAGGCCACGGTGGTATAGGGCTGGCCCGAATTGGGAAGTTTGTTCATGATATCCCTCACCAGGGCCCTCTCCAGCTCCCAGATTACCTGCATGACCTCCTCTTCTTTGCTTGTTAATTGTTCCATAAAACAAGTTTATTACTTTTTTTTCAGTAATACTACGGATTAATCAGATATATTACTGATAAATACGTAATAAAGAACAATTCCAAATAATACGCATGCAAAATATCATTAAGCAATAAATTCAGAGCTTTTGAATTTACTGATCCATAAGGAGGGTTTTCTCATAAAAACAGGATTGCCCGATCATTAGTGCCTTGGCCTTTATCTCTTCAAGGAGGGTATTC
Protein-coding sequences here:
- a CDS encoding M56 family metallopeptidase, with product MKELLTYVFESGICLAVLFALYWMVLRKETYFRFNRIYLLGMVVVSCLIPQVANAINLPELSGVKETTVARAAAWNWPGLILSVYLTGAGLLLLRTLIGVIRIQLLKRSGNIVRHQGYSVAYLQREIAPFSFFKTVYLNKTGLAEAEERHILNHEITHIRQLHTLDILFLEIFLALFWFNPFMWFTRKALKSTHEYLADEGALNEASGPAPYQSLLLNQISGFMPVAVSHSFNSNIKNRIAMMCKKKSGLMARLKPLALLPALACLTFLFACNEQELLPEVMEPETEAVVPEPEVFVDEEVFYIVEEMPKFNGGDPATEFRSYVAQNLQYPEVAAQNKISGRVIVQFAVDSEGNVVDAVVVRGVNDFLDEEAVRVVMSSPQWTPGKQKGKAVKVLFNFPINFVAP
- a CDS encoding BlaI/MecI/CopY family transcriptional regulator, giving the protein MEQLTSKEEEVMQVIWELERALVRDIMNKLPNSGQPYTTVASIVRILERKGFVSHKPYGKTHEYFPLISKAEYRRSKFKGLLSQYFDNSIESVVSFLVKEEKVRPEELEELSKLIARENNRDTKDQKNDQKNDQKNDQKNDQKNDQKNDQKNDQKNDQKNDQKNDQK